One Candidatus Saganbacteria bacterium genomic window, CGGTTTGGATCGTTTCAAGGTCCCTCATTTCGCCGACAAGTATCACGTCAGGGTTCTGCCTCAACACGCGCCTCAATGCCGACGCAAAAGTTTCCGTGTCGATGCCGACCTCGCGCTGTTCTACAATGGACTTTTTATTCGCATGAATGTATTCGATCGGATCTTCTATCGTAATGATATGGCATGGCCTTGATTGGTTGATAAGGTTTATCATCGAAGCCTGGGTCGTGCTCTTTCCAGCGCCTGTAACGCCGGTTACGAGGATTAGCCCTTGGGTCAAACGGCTAAAATCCTCTACGGCTTTCGGCATCAGCAATTCCTGCAATGTTGGTATCCTCGACGATAATCTTCTTATCGCGCAAGCGGCATTTCCCCGCTCGTAATGCACATTCACGCGGAATCGGGTTTCTTTTAATTGATATGCGATATCGATCTCTTTTTCTTTCTCGAAATCGGCCTTTTGTTCTGCAGAAAGCATTTGATAAATAATTTCTTTCGCTGTTTCTTTTGTAAAAGCCGGCTGGTTTGAGCGGACAAGGTCTTTGCTTATCCTGAAAACAGGAGGATTGTTGACAGTAATTATCAAATCGGAGGCATTTTGTTTGCCCATTATCTCAAGCAAGGCATCTATTTGCATATTTGACTACCCATTAAGGCTACTATATAATTTTGGGCAATGTTTGTCAATATATTCGTCTTCACAGCCGGCCTGATAGTCGGAAGTTTTCTAAATGTGTGCATATCGCGCCTTCCTGAAGAGAAATCGGTCGCCTATCCACCGTCCCACTGTCCAAACTGCAATAAACTCATCAACTTTTACGACAACATCCCTGTTTTAAGCTATTTAATACTTGAAGGAAAATGCCGCACCTGCAAACAGCCGATTTCTTTGAGATATCCCATCGTCGAATTGCTGACTGGTTTTCTTTTTATTCTAATAAATTCATTGTTGGGATTTGGGACCTGCCTGTCCGGCAGGCAGGTTTGGGATTTGGGATTTTATTTCTACGCT contains:
- a CDS encoding type IV pilus twitching motility protein PilT codes for the protein MQIDALLEIMGKQNASDLIITVNNPPVFRISKDLVRSNQPAFTKETAKEIIYQMLSAEQKADFEKEKEIDIAYQLKETRFRVNVHYERGNAACAIRRLSSRIPTLQELLMPKAVEDFSRLTQGLILVTGVTGAGKSTTQASMINLINQSRPCHIITIEDPIEYIHANKKSIVEQREVGIDTETFASALRRVLRQNPDVILVGEMRDLETIQTAITAAETGHLVISTLHTPDAAQAIDRMIDVFPPAQQAQIRLQLSLTIQGVVAQKLLQKKDKSGVVAAVEILAANGAVRNIIRKSATQDLYSTIETGSKFGMVSMDNALKDLYRAKLISEEAAIENSRNPDEMAKKLKLA